In Hwangdonia lutea, a single window of DNA contains:
- a CDS encoding transmembrane 220 family protein, translated as MNPNRPLSKKKKITNFILCILFIIFAVIQLNDPDSLLWFSIYFIVAIICLYNSFKPIPKPLLIIILVALLIYSAFHFSLFIDYLNTENKEEIFGEMVYDKPYLEGTREFIGLLIAAFGILYQLRIWKNNNK; from the coding sequence ATGAATCCTAATCGACCATTAAGCAAAAAAAAGAAGATTACTAATTTTATCCTTTGTATTCTCTTTATCATTTTTGCCGTTATACAATTGAATGATCCCGACAGCCTTTTATGGTTTTCAATATATTTTATTGTTGCAATCATCTGTTTATATAACAGCTTTAAACCTATTCCAAAACCATTATTAATTATAATACTAGTTGCTTTATTAATTTACTCAGCTTTTCATTTTTCATTATTTATTGACTACTTAAATACAGAAAACAAAGAAGAAATTTTTGGCGAAATGGTTTACGATAAACCTTATTTGGAAGGCACAAGAGAGTTTATAGGGTTGTTAATCGCTGCCTTTGGCATTTTATATCAATTAAGAATTTGGAAAAACAACAATAAATAA
- a CDS encoding TonB-dependent receptor, producing the protein MNKITVLFLITIASVFCNTVSSQANINGAIKDTDGNPLQGANIQLSPSNQTATTSADGVFNILNISSNNYTITISHLGYKTISDTIKVAQNDVTLSFTMEEDLLHLQTIVVTGIFDPRTQLESSTSMSTLSSKAIQQEYPQGTASLLQNIPGTFTDASAGEVFTKVYTRGISASAEDDTGWYYVSLQEDGLPVSLVQHSYYSPDLFHRLDLTTQKVEALRGGSSSITALNAPGGIYNFISQGIRNKFSGNIQFSNGFQGEGNALYKFDASIGGPLGNNWFINAGGHYRHDDGARNTDFTLSKGGQFKFNVIKRNAFGYLKFYGKILDDYTNRYTGVAATNWDNPTPAFGQDFGSTSLLMPSFNGRIPDGRNLTQGASNSFDPSQGVHAKDLAFGFDISQNLGNNWLLKNNIKFSAKDANWQTSISNAFVSLSDPTLYYLVSNGNPFPVGQIVFRDTNSGNELARIDNSGIFAGTGSQYLTGNTLPNDALMGTSAWYKDNTADEWMNQFTLQKTLENHDITGGFALGFSDTSLFTQGSFAFATYEPNPRMLQVTLENPGDPVIALSDSNGLSNYGGLFFVNSRAKVSQVATFINDRLKVSNNVHLDLGLRYETIKHKGSKDRFAPFTQNGGLDGNDNTAYDNGILAPTGEQDNFNYNYSYLSFSGGINYKIDDEAALFARFSQGHKAPELNYYFNNFSNVPINKKGEVQEINQAEIGVKYILKDFSFTSTLFWSQLKNIGIANFEFDGSNNSIFYTPIQFNTSRTIGLEWQSVYSPVQNFTFRFNGILQNPKATEWKVYDAAGSVDTSDDSILDFSGKTLPFNPKLMFNLSSEYQKDRIIAFLKWQFMGNRYGNVSNGFNLPAYSIFNVGAGYQISKNLSADILVTNLFNSEGLANFFGANSFGANANGATPEFIAANPDASFVVFPVLRRRVLLKLNYSF; encoded by the coding sequence ATGAACAAAATTACAGTACTTTTTTTAATAACAATAGCAAGTGTTTTTTGCAATACCGTTTCATCTCAAGCCAACATTAATGGAGCTATAAAAGATACTGATGGCAATCCGTTACAAGGTGCAAACATTCAATTAAGCCCTTCAAATCAAACGGCCACAACTAGTGCGGATGGCGTATTTAATATATTAAATATCAGCTCCAATAATTATACCATTACCATATCTCATTTGGGATACAAAACCATATCGGATACGATTAAAGTTGCACAAAATGATGTAACACTTTCGTTTACTATGGAAGAAGATTTACTACACCTTCAAACCATAGTGGTTACGGGTATTTTCGACCCGAGAACACAATTAGAATCCAGCACCTCAATGAGTACACTTAGTTCTAAAGCTATTCAACAGGAATACCCACAAGGCACCGCAAGTTTGCTTCAAAATATCCCAGGCACATTCACGGATGCCTCGGCAGGTGAAGTATTCACTAAAGTTTACACGCGAGGTATTTCAGCTTCCGCTGAAGATGATACGGGGTGGTATTATGTATCGCTTCAAGAAGACGGGCTGCCCGTTAGCCTTGTGCAACACTCGTATTATAGTCCAGACCTTTTTCATCGTTTAGATTTAACCACCCAAAAAGTGGAGGCCTTACGAGGTGGCAGTTCATCTATTACGGCGCTTAATGCTCCCGGAGGTATTTATAATTTTATTTCGCAAGGTATTCGAAATAAGTTTAGTGGCAACATCCAATTTTCCAACGGTTTTCAAGGTGAAGGCAATGCCTTATATAAGTTTGATGCGAGCATTGGTGGTCCATTAGGCAATAATTGGTTTATCAATGCTGGCGGACATTACAGACATGATGATGGCGCAAGAAACACAGATTTTACCTTAAGTAAAGGCGGACAGTTTAAATTCAATGTTATTAAAAGGAATGCATTTGGGTATTTAAAATTTTACGGAAAGATTTTGGATGATTACACCAACCGATACACAGGTGTTGCAGCCACAAATTGGGATAACCCTACGCCTGCTTTCGGTCAAGATTTTGGTTCAACATCGCTGTTAATGCCCAGTTTTAACGGTCGTATTCCAGATGGGCGAAACCTGACACAAGGCGCGTCGAATAGTTTTGATCCATCACAGGGTGTTCATGCCAAAGATTTGGCTTTTGGGTTTGATATCTCTCAAAATTTAGGTAATAATTGGTTGTTAAAAAACAATATTAAATTTTCTGCTAAAGATGCCAATTGGCAAACTTCCATTAGTAATGCATTTGTTTCGCTTAGCGACCCAACGCTTTACTATTTGGTAAGTAATGGAAACCCTTTTCCTGTTGGACAAATTGTTTTTCGCGATACCAACTCGGGCAATGAATTGGCAAGAATAGACAATAGTGGAATTTTTGCAGGTACAGGGTCACAATATTTAACCGGTAATACATTACCAAATGATGCCCTTATGGGAACCTCGGCGTGGTACAAAGACAATACAGCTGACGAGTGGATGAATCAATTTACCTTGCAAAAAACCTTGGAAAACCATGATATTACAGGAGGGTTTGCCTTAGGCTTTTCGGACACCTCCTTATTTACACAAGGAAGTTTTGCCTTTGCAACCTACGAACCCAACCCGAGAATGCTACAGGTAACGCTCGAAAACCCTGGAGACCCAGTAATTGCATTATCAGATTCAAACGGGCTTAGTAATTATGGCGGTTTGTTTTTTGTGAACTCCAGAGCCAAAGTAAGTCAAGTAGCTACGTTTATTAACGACCGCTTGAAAGTTTCCAACAATGTACATTTAGATTTAGGTTTACGCTACGAGACCATTAAACATAAAGGTAGTAAAGATCGTTTTGCTCCTTTTACACAAAATGGTGGTTTAGATGGCAACGATAATACCGCTTACGATAATGGTATTTTAGCGCCAACAGGCGAACAAGATAACTTCAATTATAATTATAGCTACCTTTCTTTTTCAGGTGGTATTAATTATAAAATTGATGATGAAGCCGCTTTATTCGCTAGATTTTCACAAGGACATAAAGCGCCGGAATTGAACTATTATTTCAATAACTTTTCAAATGTTCCCATCAACAAAAAAGGAGAAGTTCAAGAAATAAATCAAGCTGAAATTGGTGTAAAATATATCCTAAAAGACTTTTCATTTACAAGCACACTATTTTGGAGTCAGCTTAAAAACATTGGCATTGCAAACTTTGAATTTGACGGAAGCAACAATAGTATTTTCTACACACCTATTCAGTTTAACACCTCTAGAACAATAGGTTTAGAGTGGCAAAGCGTGTATTCACCGGTTCAGAATTTCACCTTCCGTTTCAACGGGATTCTTCAAAATCCAAAAGCTACCGAATGGAAAGTTTATGACGCCGCAGGTTCGGTAGATACCAGCGATGACAGTATTTTAGATTTCTCAGGAAAAACGCTTCCCTTTAATCCTAAACTTATGTTTAACCTGAGTAGCGAATATCAAAAAGATAGAATTATAGCCTTTTTAAAATGGCAGTTTATGGGCAACCGTTATGGCAACGTTTCAAACGGATTTAATCTTCCGGCCTATAGTATTTTTAATGTAGGCGCGGGCTATCAAATAAGTAAAAACCTATCAGCAGATATTTTGGTAACCAATCTTTTTAATTCAGAAGGATTAGCAAACTTTTTTGGTGCTAATAGTTTTGGAGCCAATGCCAATGGGGCAACTCCTGAATTTATTGCCGCAAATCCAGATGCCAGTTTTGTGGTTTTTCCCGTGTTGCGAAGACGGGTTTTATTAAAATTAAATTACAGTTTTTAG
- a CDS encoding xylulokinase — protein sequence MYLLGLDIGSSSIKASLLQVSDGAIIAQNFEPKNEMDILAHRHGWAEQNPELWWDYVKLIVPKLIENAQIDKSLIAAIGISYQMHGLVLVDKNKQVLRPSIIWCDSRASEIGKEAFNNLGSDYCLETLLNSPGNFTASKLKWVKDNEPEVYERIYKIMLPGDFIAMKLTNKITCTVSGLSEGVFWDFKANKISKTLLNHYGLKESLIPEIHDTFSSHGTITNDIANQLGLPQGIPVSFKSGDQPNNALSLNVLKPGEVAATAGTSGVIYGVVDDIKPDLSSRVNVFAHVNHNVGQPRYGVLACINGTGILNAWIRKNITQGLSYSEMNALAETVEVGSNGLQVFPFGNGAERILEDANNGCTWKHLNFNIHNKAHVLRAAQEGIVFSFQYGIDIMKSMGLKLDVIKAGNNNMFQSRIFKETLATLSGAQIEIYDTDGAIGAAIGSGLGAGVYKSSDEAFSRFKKLETIQPNKAIQSKIKEAYRNWEKELKKTY from the coding sequence ATGTATTTATTGGGATTGGATATTGGTTCATCATCTATAAAAGCAAGCTTATTGCAAGTTTCTGATGGCGCCATAATTGCTCAAAATTTCGAACCAAAAAACGAAATGGATATTTTGGCGCATCGCCATGGGTGGGCAGAGCAAAATCCGGAACTTTGGTGGGATTATGTAAAACTAATCGTGCCAAAACTTATTGAAAATGCACAAATAGACAAGTCGCTTATTGCGGCTATTGGTATTTCATATCAAATGCACGGGCTAGTTTTAGTCGATAAAAACAAACAAGTATTAAGACCTTCAATTATTTGGTGCGATAGTCGTGCTTCGGAAATTGGTAAAGAAGCCTTTAATAATTTAGGAAGCGATTATTGTTTGGAAACCCTTTTAAATTCTCCCGGAAATTTTACCGCATCAAAACTAAAATGGGTTAAAGATAATGAACCCGAAGTGTATGAGCGTATTTATAAAATAATGCTACCGGGTGATTTTATTGCCATGAAACTCACCAATAAAATTACATGTACTGTAAGTGGTTTATCCGAAGGTGTTTTTTGGGATTTTAAAGCCAATAAAATTTCCAAAACGCTTTTAAATCATTATGGTTTAAAGGAAAGCTTAATTCCAGAAATCCACGATACCTTTAGTTCCCATGGCACAATTACCAACGATATTGCAAATCAATTAGGACTTCCTCAAGGCATTCCCGTGTCTTTTAAATCGGGCGACCAACCTAATAATGCCCTATCTTTAAACGTACTAAAACCGGGTGAAGTTGCAGCAACGGCAGGGACTTCCGGTGTTATTTATGGTGTTGTTGATGATATAAAACCCGATTTAAGTTCGCGTGTCAATGTATTTGCGCATGTTAACCATAACGTTGGGCAACCGCGATATGGCGTATTGGCCTGTATTAATGGCACAGGAATTTTAAATGCATGGATTCGGAAAAACATAACCCAAGGTTTGAGTTATTCTGAAATGAATGCATTAGCTGAAACTGTTGAGGTGGGTTCAAATGGTTTGCAAGTGTTTCCTTTTGGGAACGGTGCCGAACGTATTTTGGAGGACGCAAATAATGGCTGCACATGGAAACATCTTAATTTTAACATCCATAACAAAGCGCACGTATTACGCGCGGCACAAGAAGGCATTGTTTTTTCTTTTCAGTATGGCATCGATATTATGAAATCCATGGGATTGAAGTTAGATGTTATAAAAGCAGGAAACAACAATATGTTTCAAAGTCGCATTTTTAAAGAAACTTTAGCGACCCTATCTGGTGCACAAATTGAAATATACGACACCGATGGTGCCATTGGCGCAGCCATAGGTAGTGGCCTTGGCGCTGGTGTTTATAAATCTTCCGATGAAGCTTTTAGTCGGTTTAAAAAATTAGAAACCATCCAACCAAATAAAGCCATCCAATCTAAAATAAAAGAAGCCTACCGTAATTGGGAAAAAGAATTAAAAAAAACATATTAA
- the xylA gene encoding xylose isomerase, which yields MSNYFPKINKIKYEGKDSKDPLAFKWYNEDQLVNGKTMRDHLKFAVSYWHTFCGEGGDPFGPGTKTFPWDNPEPLTAAKHKMDAAFEFIDKLSIPYYCFHDTDLVGDGSVFEIEKRLHNILPYAQAKQAKYGIKLLWGTANVFSNPRYMNGAATNPDFSVLTNAAVQVKNAIDATIALGGTGYVFWGGREGYMSLHNTNMKKEVEHLAMFLTKSRDYARAQGFKGTFFIEPKPMEPTKHQYDFDAATVLGFLNKYDLAEDFKLNLEVNHATLAGHSFAHELQVAADANMLGSIDANKGDYQNGWDTDEFPTNIYEVTEAMMIILQNKGFEHGGINFDAKTRRNSTDMEDLFIAHISGMDTFARALLTAEKILSDSDYLEMKQKRYDSFSIGSGKDFEAGKLGLKDLYQLASNSGEPELKSGKQELLEQLINSYI from the coding sequence ATGAGCAATTATTTTCCAAAAATCAATAAAATTAAATACGAAGGAAAAGATTCAAAAGACCCTCTTGCATTCAAATGGTATAACGAAGACCAACTAGTTAACGGCAAAACAATGAGGGATCATTTAAAATTTGCTGTGTCGTATTGGCATACCTTCTGTGGCGAAGGCGGTGACCCTTTTGGTCCCGGAACAAAAACGTTTCCTTGGGATAACCCAGAGCCCTTAACCGCTGCAAAACACAAAATGGATGCGGCTTTCGAGTTTATTGATAAACTCAGTATTCCCTATTATTGTTTTCACGACACCGATTTAGTGGGTGATGGCAGTGTTTTTGAAATCGAAAAACGGTTACATAACATTTTACCTTACGCCCAAGCTAAACAAGCAAAATATGGCATTAAACTACTTTGGGGCACAGCCAATGTGTTTTCTAACCCACGATACATGAATGGTGCGGCAACAAATCCAGATTTTAGTGTATTAACTAATGCGGCAGTTCAGGTAAAAAATGCCATTGATGCTACCATAGCACTTGGAGGCACTGGTTATGTGTTTTGGGGCGGACGCGAAGGTTATATGTCGTTACACAATACCAATATGAAAAAGGAAGTAGAACACTTAGCCATGTTTTTAACCAAATCGAGAGATTATGCCAGAGCTCAAGGTTTTAAAGGCACATTTTTTATTGAACCCAAACCTATGGAACCCACCAAACATCAATACGATTTTGATGCTGCAACGGTATTGGGTTTCCTAAATAAATATGATTTGGCAGAAGATTTTAAATTAAATTTAGAGGTCAACCACGCCACCTTAGCGGGTCATTCTTTTGCCCATGAACTACAGGTAGCCGCCGATGCGAATATGTTGGGAAGCATTGATGCCAATAAAGGGGATTATCAAAATGGTTGGGATACCGATGAGTTTCCAACCAACATATACGAAGTTACAGAAGCTATGATGATTATATTGCAGAACAAAGGCTTCGAACATGGGGGTATTAATTTCGATGCTAAAACAAGGCGGAATTCTACCGATATGGAGGACTTATTTATAGCGCATATTAGCGGTATGGACACCTTTGCGAGAGCACTTTTAACAGCTGAAAAAATCTTATCTGATTCCGATTATTTGGAAATGAAACAAAAACGATACGATTCGTTTAGTATTGGGTCGGGTAAGGATTTTGAAGCAGGCAAATTAGGTTTAAAGGACCTGTATCAGTTAGCTTCAAACAGTGGAGAACCCGAATTGAAAAGCGGTAAACAAGAGCTTTTAGAACAGCTTATAAACAGCTACATATAA
- a CDS encoding ThuA domain-containing protein has protein sequence MKPKFIKSILIFVISIMIMSCGTKEEKILVFSKTEGFRHGSIEVGIKALKKLGKENNFNVVATEDSLYFVEDSLKQFSAVVFLNTTGNILNDVQQADFERYIQAGGGFVGVHAATDTEYEWPWYNKLVGAYFDGHPKIQEAILNVIDKNHESTKNLETPWIKEDEWYNFKDINPDINVLITIDETSYQGGTNGDNHPISWYHNFDGGRAFYTEMGHTNETFENPIFLNHLLGGIKYAIGKNTLDYTKATSDRVPPENRFVKHVLDFNLNEPMELDELPDEGILFVERRGALKLYDFKTEQTETIAQLDLFYGNEDGLLGLAVDPNYKTNRWIYLFYSAPGDEPLQHISRFNLVDKKLDLDSEKILLKIPTIRECCHSGGALEFGPNGHLFITTGDNTNPFESSGYAPIDEREGRALWDAQKSAANTNDLRGKILRIKPEDDGTYSIPEGNLFPKGTPNTKPEIYVMGCRNPFRPSIDSKTGFVYWGDVGPDAGVDNANRGPKGLGEFNQARKAGFWGWPYTRGNNQVYNDYNFATQESGAKFDPNHLVNNSPNNTGLKELPVAQESLIWYSYDKSEEFPWLGVGGVNPMAGPIYHVSDYPKANEYAFPEYFENKLIVYEWMRDWIYVVTLDENYDYKKAEPFMPSTEFSHPMDMIFGSDGNLYVLEYGQKWNTQNLDARLNRVSYIKGNRKPIAKITSDKTVGAAPLTVNFSGLESIDYDNDKLTYAWSFTNNEVQSTKANPSFTFEQSGTYTVQLKVTDKEGETSTAKTKLLVGNDPPELSIQIDPDNTSYWDNKKINYKVIVNDRQDGSTEDGSIAANKVKVTLDYIPEGNDLIKATLGHQQNTVPEGRKLIDGSDCKACHATNEKVNGPSYIEIADKYTTKDAGYLISKIIKGGSGVWGETMMSAHPQLKPDEVDKMVTYILSLKPSKAEAKKQLPIKGSITFNEHIGSKNEGMYVLMASYLDNGNDGQPESMLSARDQIIFKAPKIQAESAIEKSEGLGNWNTEGENLVGSIVHNSYLKFDTMPLKDLKSIKFATFFAGNYAYEGTVEIRENAPNGNLIGKTQLKYFNKDKSQMKYYNIPVKPQTDEASLYLVFKNEKDKMQNITNANWILLNYKR, from the coding sequence ATGAAACCTAAATTTATAAAATCCATTCTGATTTTCGTCATAAGTATTATGATAATGTCATGTGGCACAAAAGAAGAAAAAATACTGGTGTTTAGTAAAACTGAAGGTTTCAGACACGGTTCTATTGAAGTTGGAATAAAGGCATTAAAAAAACTGGGAAAAGAAAATAACTTTAACGTTGTTGCCACTGAAGATTCCCTATATTTTGTTGAGGATTCCTTAAAACAATTTTCAGCAGTCGTTTTCTTAAACACCACGGGCAATATTCTAAACGACGTACAGCAAGCAGATTTTGAGCGCTATATTCAAGCCGGTGGTGGGTTTGTAGGCGTGCATGCTGCTACCGATACGGAATACGAATGGCCGTGGTACAACAAACTTGTTGGCGCTTATTTTGATGGCCATCCAAAAATTCAAGAAGCGATACTAAATGTGATAGATAAAAATCATGAATCGACCAAAAACCTTGAAACACCTTGGATAAAAGAAGATGAGTGGTATAATTTTAAAGACATCAACCCAGATATTAATGTATTAATTACCATAGACGAAACCAGTTACCAGGGAGGTACAAATGGTGACAATCATCCTATTTCATGGTATCATAATTTTGATGGTGGTCGCGCTTTTTATACCGAAATGGGACACACCAACGAAACCTTTGAAAACCCCATATTTTTAAATCATTTATTAGGTGGGATTAAATATGCTATCGGCAAAAATACGCTCGACTATACAAAAGCCACATCAGATCGTGTGCCACCAGAAAACCGATTTGTAAAACACGTGTTGGATTTTAATTTGAATGAACCTATGGAATTGGATGAACTACCAGATGAAGGTATTTTATTTGTAGAACGCCGAGGCGCATTAAAACTATACGATTTTAAAACAGAACAAACCGAAACCATTGCACAACTCGATTTATTTTACGGTAATGAAGATGGCTTACTCGGTTTGGCAGTAGACCCCAATTATAAAACAAACCGTTGGATTTACTTGTTTTATTCTGCTCCAGGCGATGAACCTTTGCAACATATATCGCGTTTTAATTTGGTTGACAAAAAACTGGATTTAGATTCTGAAAAAATCCTCCTCAAAATTCCCACGATACGGGAATGCTGCCATAGCGGTGGCGCTTTAGAGTTTGGTCCTAACGGACATTTATTTATCACCACAGGCGATAATACCAACCCGTTTGAATCGTCAGGCTATGCACCCATTGACGAGCGCGAAGGGAGAGCCCTTTGGGACGCGCAAAAATCAGCCGCAAACACCAATGATTTAAGAGGAAAAATTTTAAGAATTAAACCCGAAGATGATGGCACCTACTCCATTCCAGAGGGAAATTTATTCCCCAAAGGAACACCAAATACAAAGCCGGAAATTTATGTGATGGGTTGCAGAAACCCATTCAGACCTTCAATAGATAGCAAAACAGGCTTCGTGTATTGGGGCGATGTAGGTCCCGATGCTGGTGTCGACAATGCCAACCGAGGGCCTAAAGGCCTGGGTGAGTTTAACCAAGCCAGAAAGGCTGGGTTTTGGGGTTGGCCGTATACCAGAGGAAACAATCAGGTATATAACGATTATAATTTTGCAACCCAAGAATCGGGAGCAAAATTCGACCCGAATCATTTAGTCAATAATTCCCCAAACAACACCGGTTTAAAAGAACTTCCCGTAGCTCAAGAATCACTTATTTGGTATTCTTATGACAAATCTGAGGAATTCCCGTGGTTGGGTGTTGGTGGTGTAAACCCTATGGCGGGTCCTATCTATCATGTTTCCGATTATCCCAAGGCAAACGAATATGCTTTTCCAGAATATTTTGAAAACAAGCTGATTGTTTACGAGTGGATGCGCGATTGGATTTATGTAGTAACGCTCGATGAAAACTACGATTATAAAAAAGCAGAACCGTTTATGCCATCCACAGAGTTTTCGCATCCTATGGATATGATTTTTGGTTCGGATGGAAATTTATATGTTTTAGAATACGGTCAAAAATGGAACACCCAAAACCTAGATGCGCGTTTAAATAGAGTATCATATATCAAAGGAAACAGAAAACCTATTGCCAAAATCACATCAGATAAAACGGTTGGAGCCGCACCATTAACGGTAAATTTTTCAGGATTGGAATCTATTGATTATGATAATGATAAACTCACTTATGCATGGTCCTTTACCAATAACGAAGTGCAATCAACAAAAGCAAATCCGTCATTCACCTTTGAGCAATCCGGGACTTACACCGTGCAATTAAAAGTAACCGATAAAGAAGGCGAAACATCAACAGCAAAAACCAAGCTTTTAGTTGGTAACGACCCACCGGAATTAAGCATTCAAATTGACCCCGATAACACATCCTATTGGGATAATAAAAAAATAAATTATAAAGTAATTGTTAACGATAGGCAAGATGGCAGTACCGAAGATGGTTCAATTGCAGCCAACAAAGTAAAAGTAACTTTAGATTATATTCCGGAAGGCAACGATTTAATAAAAGCTACTTTGGGGCATCAACAAAATACGGTGCCCGAAGGCAGAAAACTTATTGATGGCAGCGATTGCAAAGCTTGTCATGCAACCAACGAAAAGGTAAATGGCCCAAGTTACATCGAGATTGCCGATAAATACACCACCAAAGATGCGGGTTATTTAATTAGTAAAATCATTAAAGGCGGAAGCGGTGTTTGGGGAGAAACCATGATGTCTGCGCACCCGCAATTAAAGCCCGATGAAGTTGACAAAATGGTAACTTATATTTTGTCGCTGAAACCAAGTAAAGCCGAAGCAAAAAAGCAATTACCCATAAAAGGTAGCATTACATTTAACGAGCATATTGGCAGTAAAAACGAAGGCATGTATGTTTTAATGGCTTCTTATTTGGATAATGGCAACGACGGACAACCAGAATCCATGCTTTCGGCCAGAGACCAAATTATTTTTAAAGCGCCTAAAATTCAAGCCGAAAGCGCCATTGAAAAAAGTGAAGGCTTAGGAAATTGGAATACCGAAGGCGAAAACCTTGTGGGCTCTATTGTCCATAATTCCTATTTAAAATTTGATACTATGCCTTTAAAAGATTTAAAAA